A window of the Cystobacter fuscus genome harbors these coding sequences:
- a CDS encoding ribonuclease D produces MPTFPTGAQDIEDAAAAQAAARTLEQARELSVDVETDAMHSFRARLCFLQLATDTDVFLFDTLQPGVHPSLLSRVMEDPDRTKFFHAASGDLPFLAEAGVRVRGLFDTHRAATLLGWPKVGLADLARERLGVELPKEHQQSDFALRPLPPGMRDYIANDVRYLVELGRQVREECRKADVLEEVLLDCQRMCDEAAARPDVGTEFKPKLPKGGLTPAQLLLANAIAQALHKKRLEWAEAENVPMGRTLSNMAITDIALKPPGNTKELARAAGVRGAFVRAHGEEVIALVRELLEKSRQGELKPEVEERGPRDANRRKREDALKAWRSEQAAARKVTPSVVLPNALFDALVSRPPANLDELRALPYLGDKRVGLYGEGILAVLSQYPVQA; encoded by the coding sequence ATGCCGACCTTTCCCACGGGAGCACAGGACATCGAGGACGCCGCGGCGGCGCAAGCGGCCGCCCGTACGCTGGAGCAGGCGCGCGAGCTGTCCGTGGACGTGGAGACGGACGCGATGCACTCCTTCCGCGCCCGCCTGTGTTTCCTCCAGCTCGCCACGGACACGGACGTCTTCCTGTTCGACACGCTCCAGCCCGGCGTGCACCCCTCGCTGCTCTCGCGGGTGATGGAGGATCCGGATCGCACCAAGTTCTTCCACGCGGCCTCGGGAGACCTGCCCTTCCTGGCCGAGGCGGGCGTGCGCGTGCGCGGGCTGTTCGACACGCACCGCGCCGCCACGCTCCTGGGCTGGCCCAAGGTGGGCCTGGCGGATCTCGCGCGCGAGCGGCTGGGCGTGGAGCTGCCCAAGGAGCACCAGCAGTCGGACTTCGCCCTGCGGCCCCTGCCCCCGGGGATGCGCGACTACATCGCCAACGACGTGCGCTACCTCGTGGAGCTCGGCCGCCAGGTGCGCGAGGAGTGCCGCAAGGCGGACGTGCTCGAGGAGGTGCTGCTCGACTGCCAGCGCATGTGCGACGAGGCCGCGGCCCGGCCCGACGTGGGCACGGAGTTCAAGCCCAAGCTGCCCAAGGGCGGACTGACCCCGGCGCAGCTGCTGCTCGCCAACGCCATCGCCCAGGCCCTGCACAAGAAGCGCCTGGAGTGGGCCGAGGCGGAGAACGTCCCCATGGGGCGCACGCTCTCCAACATGGCCATCACCGACATCGCGCTCAAACCGCCCGGCAACACCAAGGAGCTGGCCCGGGCCGCCGGCGTGCGCGGGGCCTTCGTGCGCGCGCACGGCGAGGAGGTGATCGCCCTGGTGCGCGAGCTGCTCGAGAAGTCCCGCCAGGGCGAGCTCAAGCCGGAGGTGGAGGAGCGGGGCCCGCGCGACGCCAACCGGCGCAAGCGCGAGGACGCGCTCAAGGCCTGGCGCTCGGAGCAGGCGGCGGCACGCAAGGTGACCCCCTCCGTGGTGTTGCCCAACGCACTCTTCGATGCCCTCGTGTCCCGTCCCCCCGCCAACCTCGACGAGCTGCGCGCCCTGCCCTATCTGGGCGACAAACGCGTGGGTCTCTATGGCGAGGGAATCCTCGCGGTGCTATCGCAGTACCCCGTCCAGGCATGA
- a CDS encoding DUF2339 domain-containing protein translates to MVEDESRNLAEVVRRLEETVSRLESRIAHLEATDAPPRPLVPETPPPEPGPAPETRDLEAHLGTYWLSRAGIVALILGFSFLIIYHFGDLGVLARVGAGYLLSAGLSALGLWLSRRHELFGRIVFGGGLALAYFVTYALHFVPAVRVIDSEVLALVLLALNTVAIVVIAQRMHSETVAGIALFLGLHTGMLSDITLFTLMSTSLLAAGALFFLVKNRWVIVPLSSLVAVYSTHVVWAMRTEAIAPGQPAHERLALSLAFLVLYYVLFSVALLLYPRELSRRAGLAFALLNWVGLLTLGAVEVERWDRPHLFAFFVAVALAQGVGGAAARWRGASSALFQAYLATGVLTLALGVPTEFEDATLVHTWTAVGLATGLAGRALGAGPCRRWRWPCSTWPWAPRGCPPRAARSWMPRCS, encoded by the coding sequence ATGGTGGAGGACGAGTCGCGGAACCTGGCGGAGGTGGTGCGGCGGCTGGAAGAGACGGTGTCCCGGCTGGAGAGCCGCATCGCCCACCTGGAAGCGACGGACGCGCCCCCGCGGCCCCTCGTGCCTGAAACACCCCCGCCCGAACCCGGTCCCGCGCCGGAGACGCGAGATCTGGAAGCGCACCTGGGCACGTACTGGCTGAGCCGGGCGGGCATCGTGGCGCTGATCCTCGGCTTCTCCTTCCTCATCATCTACCACTTCGGGGACCTGGGCGTGCTCGCGCGCGTGGGAGCGGGCTACCTGCTGAGCGCGGGACTGTCCGCGCTGGGGCTGTGGCTGTCGCGGCGCCACGAGCTCTTCGGGCGCATCGTCTTCGGCGGAGGGCTCGCGCTCGCCTACTTCGTCACGTACGCGTTGCACTTCGTGCCCGCGGTGCGCGTCATCGACAGCGAGGTGCTGGCGCTCGTGCTGCTGGCGCTCAACACCGTGGCCATCGTGGTGATCGCCCAGCGCATGCACTCGGAGACGGTGGCGGGCATCGCGCTCTTCCTCGGGCTGCACACGGGGATGCTCAGCGACATCACCCTCTTCACCCTGATGTCCACCAGCCTGCTGGCGGCCGGCGCGCTCTTCTTCCTGGTGAAGAACCGCTGGGTGATCGTCCCGCTGTCGAGCCTGGTGGCCGTCTACTCCACGCACGTCGTGTGGGCCATGCGCACGGAGGCCATCGCCCCGGGACAGCCCGCGCACGAGCGGCTGGCGTTGAGCCTCGCCTTCCTGGTGCTCTACTACGTGCTCTTCTCCGTGGCGCTGCTGCTCTACCCGCGGGAGTTGTCGCGCAGGGCCGGGCTCGCCTTCGCGCTGCTCAACTGGGTGGGGCTGCTCACCCTGGGCGCCGTGGAGGTGGAGCGCTGGGACCGGCCCCACCTCTTCGCCTTCTTCGTGGCGGTGGCGCTCGCCCAGGGCGTGGGCGGCGCGGCGGCCCGGTGGCGAGGCGCCTCCTCCGCGCTCTTCCAGGCCTACCTCGCCACGGGGGTGCTCACCCTCGCCCTGGGCGTCCCCACGGAATTCGAGGACGCCACGCTCGTGCACACGTGGACGGCGGTGGGGCTCGCGACGGGGCTCGCCGGACGCGCGCTGGGCGCGGGGCCTTGCAGGCGGTGGCGGTGGCCCTGCTCTACGTGGCCCTGGGCGCCACGTGGCTGCCCCCCTCGGGCCGCGCGCTCCTGGATGCCGCGCTGCTCGTGA
- a CDS encoding DUF2339 domain-containing protein — MALLYVALGATWLPPSGRALLDAALLVSFTLVERATVVPLDNRLPAPVTGRGRTALQALCAVGVGLAGVWLLGEVMPGELTTLGWGVAASGLFLLGFAVHERWYRFVGLGVLAFTLGRLMFVDLSGLPPDQRILTFLMLGVMLLAVSYVYTRVRAPRG; from the coding sequence GTGGCCCTGCTCTACGTGGCCCTGGGCGCCACGTGGCTGCCCCCCTCGGGCCGCGCGCTCCTGGATGCCGCGCTGCTCGTGAGCTTCACGCTCGTCGAGCGCGCTACGGTGGTGCCCCTGGACAACCGCCTGCCCGCTCCGGTGACGGGGCGGGGCCGCACCGCGCTCCAGGCCCTGTGCGCCGTGGGCGTGGGACTCGCCGGGGTGTGGTTGCTGGGCGAGGTGATGCCGGGGGAGCTCACCACGCTCGGCTGGGGCGTGGCCGCCTCGGGCCTGTTCCTGCTGGGCTTCGCCGTACACGAGCGTTGGTACCGCTTCGTGGGCCTCGGTGTGCTGGCCTTCACCCTCGGCCGGCTGATGTTCGTGGACCTGTCGGGGCTGCCGCCCGACCAGCGCATCCTCACCTTCCTGATGCTCGGGGTGATGCTGCTGGCCGTCTCGTACGTCTACACCCGGGTGCGCGCCCCGCGCGGCTGA
- a CDS encoding DUF92 domain-containing protein has translation MMSQDLQALLLSYGYVGACVLVGEVAARRGVPRELARKFIHVGVGLWIFGILALFEHREWAVLPSLTAAVGNYVIHRKRLLQAVEAPQDNLGTVWFALSFSALVWGAWDRPAVAVGGILAMTIGDALASLVGRRFGRHRYETLGGESKSLEGSLALCASTFLCVLAALTWLPGLPPDMPRVTLALLAAVVATCVEALGTRGLDNLWVPLATGGVLAWTPAADAWGLGMGAGIALLIGVAAWARGSLSPSGVLGAILIGTPVFGLGGPAGTVALLGFFFSSSALSKMFRARKADVEAEYAKTGTRDLGQALANGGVAAVAAVLLATTGDSRYLLAMLGALAAANADTWATELGVLSRSPPRQITTLRPVPPGTSGAVSAMGLLASTAGAAFVALIALPTGLSWRLVPWLVLAGVVGSLSDSLMGATVQDVRWCESCARETERRVHRCGRPTRSLRGLGWLGNDTVNVLATVTGAALAFWA, from the coding sequence ATGATGAGCCAGGATCTCCAAGCGCTCCTGCTGTCCTATGGCTACGTGGGCGCGTGCGTGCTGGTGGGCGAGGTGGCCGCGCGCCGGGGTGTCCCCCGCGAGCTGGCGCGCAAGTTCATCCATGTGGGCGTGGGCCTGTGGATCTTCGGCATCCTCGCCCTCTTCGAACACCGGGAGTGGGCCGTCCTGCCCTCGCTGACGGCGGCGGTGGGCAACTACGTCATCCACCGCAAGCGTCTGCTCCAGGCAGTGGAGGCCCCACAGGACAACCTGGGCACGGTCTGGTTCGCCCTGTCCTTCTCCGCGCTGGTATGGGGGGCATGGGATCGGCCCGCGGTGGCGGTGGGCGGCATCCTGGCCATGACCATCGGGGACGCGCTGGCCTCGCTGGTGGGCCGGCGTTTCGGGCGCCACCGCTATGAAACGCTGGGTGGGGAGTCCAAGAGCCTGGAGGGCTCGCTGGCCCTGTGCGCGAGCACCTTCCTGTGCGTGCTGGCCGCGCTCACGTGGCTGCCCGGACTCCCCCCCGACATGCCCCGGGTGACACTGGCCCTGCTGGCGGCGGTGGTGGCCACCTGCGTCGAGGCGCTCGGCACCCGGGGACTGGACAACCTCTGGGTGCCACTGGCCACCGGCGGCGTGCTCGCGTGGACTCCCGCCGCTGACGCCTGGGGACTGGGCATGGGCGCGGGCATCGCCCTGCTCATCGGCGTGGCGGCCTGGGCCCGAGGCTCACTCAGTCCGAGTGGTGTCCTCGGCGCGATCCTCATCGGCACGCCCGTCTTCGGCCTGGGAGGCCCGGCGGGGACCGTGGCCCTGCTCGGCTTCTTCTTCTCCTCGAGTGCCCTGTCCAAGATGTTCCGCGCGCGCAAGGCGGACGTGGAGGCCGAGTACGCCAAGACGGGGACGCGTGACCTGGGGCAGGCCCTGGCCAACGGGGGCGTGGCGGCCGTGGCCGCCGTGCTCCTGGCCACCACCGGGGACTCGCGCTACCTCCTCGCGATGCTCGGCGCCCTGGCCGCCGCCAACGCGGACACGTGGGCCACCGAGCTGGGGGTCCTCTCCCGCTCGCCCCCCAGACAGATCACCACCCTGCGGCCCGTGCCGCCCGGCACGTCCGGTGCCGTGTCGGCGATGGGGTTGCTCGCCTCCACCGCGGGAGCCGCCTTCGTCGCCCTCATCGCCCTGCCCACCGGCTTGTCGTGGAGGCTCGTGCCGTGGCTCGTCCTCGCGGGAGTCGTGGGCTCGTTGAGCGACAGCCTCATGGGCGCCACCGTGCAGGACGTGCGCTGGTGCGAGTCCTGTGCTCGGGAAACGGAGCGCCGGGTCCACCGCTGTGGCCGTCCCACCCGGAGCCTGCGAGGCCTCGGCTGGTTGGGCAATGACACCGTCAACGTGCTCGCCACCGTCACGGGCGCCGCGCTCGCCTTCTGGGCATAA
- a CDS encoding glycoside hydrolase family 13 protein produces MTPPNAPPAIPWWKDAVVYQIYPRSFQDSNGDGIGDLRGIIRRLDYLKRLGVDVLWLSPIFASPNDDNGYDISDYRAIMPEFGTMADFEELLREAHARGLKIMLDLVVNHTSDEHPWFIESRADPRSGKRDYYIWKKGREGQPPTRWQSFFSGPVWEKDEKSGEFYLHLFSRKQPDLNWENPAVRREVHDLMRFWLDKGVDGWRMDTINMLSKHPDYPEGRPVPGTTLTDGGPYFLNGPRIHEFIQEMYREVLSHYDVMTVGETPGVAPIEGALYCGAERGELNMIFHFEHVFLGDDTVEHGKWSNPPLTLPGIKRVLARWQTELHGRGWNSLYWDNHDQPRAVSRFGNDREYRVESAKMLCTVLLFMQGTPYIYQGQELGMTNVSFESIEHYKDIETLNAYKVLRDEHGWDTTRILAGVYARGRDNARTPMHWSGEKNAGFTEGMPWIALNPNYPDINAEAAEADPHSVWHHYRDVIALRKALPVVRDGTFTLLDPVHPTVFSYVRDDGHTRLLVVGYFSGQPEAYRIPEEFVGGEVLSNNYPSLEGTRELRLRPYQALVIRAR; encoded by the coding sequence ATGACGCCCCCCAACGCCCCCCCTGCCATTCCCTGGTGGAAGGACGCCGTCGTCTACCAGATCTATCCGCGCAGCTTCCAGGACAGCAACGGGGACGGCATCGGCGACCTGCGCGGCATCATCCGGCGACTCGACTACCTCAAGCGCCTCGGCGTGGACGTCCTCTGGCTGTCGCCGATCTTCGCTTCCCCCAACGACGACAACGGCTACGACATCTCCGACTACCGCGCCATCATGCCCGAGTTCGGCACCATGGCCGACTTCGAGGAGCTGCTCCGGGAAGCCCACGCGCGCGGCCTGAAGATCATGCTCGACCTCGTCGTGAACCACACCAGCGACGAGCACCCCTGGTTCATCGAATCCCGAGCGGACCCGCGCTCCGGCAAGCGCGACTACTACATCTGGAAGAAGGGCCGGGAGGGCCAGCCGCCCACCCGCTGGCAGTCCTTCTTCAGCGGTCCCGTCTGGGAGAAGGACGAGAAGAGCGGGGAGTTCTACCTGCACCTCTTCAGCCGCAAGCAACCCGACCTGAACTGGGAGAACCCCGCGGTGCGGCGCGAAGTCCACGACCTGATGCGCTTCTGGCTCGACAAGGGCGTGGACGGGTGGCGCATGGACACCATCAACATGCTCAGCAAGCACCCCGACTACCCCGAGGGCCGGCCCGTTCCCGGAACGACACTCACCGACGGCGGGCCGTACTTCCTCAACGGCCCGCGCATCCACGAGTTCATCCAGGAGATGTACCGCGAGGTGCTCTCCCACTACGACGTGATGACCGTCGGCGAGACGCCCGGGGTGGCGCCCATCGAGGGCGCCCTGTACTGCGGCGCCGAGCGGGGCGAGCTGAACATGATCTTCCACTTCGAGCACGTGTTCCTCGGCGACGACACCGTCGAGCACGGCAAGTGGAGCAACCCTCCACTGACCCTGCCGGGCATCAAGCGCGTGCTGGCGCGCTGGCAGACGGAGCTGCACGGCCGCGGCTGGAACAGCCTGTACTGGGACAACCATGATCAGCCCCGCGCCGTGTCCCGCTTCGGCAATGATCGGGAGTACCGCGTGGAGAGCGCCAAGATGCTCTGCACCGTGCTGCTGTTCATGCAGGGCACGCCCTACATCTACCAGGGCCAGGAACTCGGCATGACCAACGTGTCCTTCGAGAGCATCGAGCACTACAAGGACATCGAGACCCTCAACGCCTACAAGGTGCTGCGCGACGAGCACGGCTGGGACACCACGCGCATCCTCGCGGGCGTGTACGCCCGAGGACGGGACAACGCCCGCACGCCCATGCACTGGTCCGGAGAGAAGAACGCGGGGTTCACCGAAGGCATGCCGTGGATCGCCCTGAACCCCAACTACCCGGACATCAACGCCGAAGCGGCCGAGGCGGACCCGCACTCCGTCTGGCACCACTACCGGGACGTCATCGCGTTGCGCAAGGCACTGCCCGTCGTCCGCGACGGCACCTTCACCCTGCTGGATCCCGTACATCCCACCGTCTTCAGTTACGTCCGGGACGACGGACACACCCGCCTGCTCGTGGTCGGGTACTTCAGCGGCCAGCCCGAGGCGTATCGGATTCCCGAGGAGTTCGTCGGGGGTGAGGTGCTCAGCAACAACTACCCGTCCCTGGAGGGCACGCGGGAGTTGCGACTGAGGCCCTACCAGGCGCTGGTCATCCGCGCTCGCTGA
- a CDS encoding sensor histidine kinase, translated as MSADNERKEEPESKVALRESEERFRLLIDSLRDYSVFALSVEGRVNNWNLGAERLKGFSTQEAIGLHLSRFFPEEENAERVPERILERAEQEGRSEYEGWLIRKDNSRFWGSVVLSAMRDQDGRLRGFSNIARDLSERRRAEKAQAFLAEAGEVLTGSLEYEKTLQEVVRLAVRGMADWCSVAVQGPDGLAVRAAAHVDPTRESTVRGLLGVLPEAESKPTRGIRQVVRTGQAELCSDTLEAAWVRAALGVDTPERFLSLRARSYMCVPLKARGTTFGAISFVAVKPGRSYGPADLALAEEFVRRAGLAVDNARLFRKAQEALTARDEFLSMASHDLRSPLTSLRLQLHAVRRDMLPGDDGPRAPEKLVSRLESMERQTDRMLRMMDALLDISQMTAGRLELKRQKLDLVELVCGSVGTLDEELRQRGVQMRVHSEGRIEGMWDRLRLEQVIDNLLSNAVKYGKGQPVDLTVSTDGTTAKLVVRDQGVGIAPEDQERLFERFERVRLDRDVSGYGVGLWIVRRVVEAHGGRVSVESRLGEGSSFTVLLPMRVQAPAQPGCAQETDPEVHPPAVH; from the coding sequence ATGTCCGCGGACAACGAGCGGAAGGAGGAGCCGGAGTCCAAGGTCGCGCTGCGCGAGAGCGAGGAGCGCTTCCGGCTCCTCATCGACAGCCTGCGGGACTATTCCGTCTTCGCCCTGTCGGTGGAGGGGCGGGTGAACAACTGGAATCTCGGCGCCGAGCGCCTCAAGGGGTTCTCGACGCAGGAAGCCATCGGCCTGCACCTCTCGCGCTTCTTCCCGGAGGAGGAGAACGCGGAGCGGGTGCCGGAGCGGATCCTCGAGCGCGCGGAGCAGGAAGGGCGTTCCGAGTACGAGGGGTGGCTCATCCGCAAGGACAATTCGCGCTTCTGGGGCAGCGTGGTGCTCAGCGCCATGCGCGACCAGGACGGGCGGTTGCGTGGTTTCTCCAACATCGCGCGGGATCTCTCCGAGCGCAGGAGGGCGGAGAAGGCACAGGCTTTTCTCGCCGAGGCGGGTGAGGTGCTGACCGGCTCGCTCGAATACGAGAAGACCCTGCAGGAGGTGGTTCGCCTCGCCGTACGCGGCATGGCGGACTGGTGCTCGGTGGCCGTCCAGGGCCCGGATGGGTTGGCGGTGCGGGCCGCCGCGCACGTGGATCCCACTCGGGAGTCCACGGTCCGGGGCCTGCTGGGTGTGCTACCCGAGGCCGAGTCGAAGCCGACGCGGGGAATCCGGCAGGTGGTGCGCACGGGTCAGGCCGAGCTCTGCTCCGACACGCTCGAGGCCGCGTGGGTGCGGGCCGCGCTCGGGGTCGACACGCCGGAGCGCTTCCTGTCGCTGAGGGCGCGCTCGTACATGTGCGTGCCGCTCAAGGCGCGCGGGACCACCTTCGGCGCCATTTCCTTCGTGGCGGTGAAGCCAGGCAGGAGCTACGGGCCGGCGGACCTCGCGCTCGCGGAGGAATTCGTGCGCAGGGCGGGCCTCGCGGTGGACAACGCGCGGCTGTTCCGCAAGGCGCAGGAGGCGCTCACGGCGCGCGACGAGTTCCTCTCCATGGCGTCGCACGACCTGCGCTCCCCTCTGACCTCGCTGCGCCTGCAACTGCATGCCGTGCGCCGGGACATGCTGCCTGGAGACGACGGGCCGCGCGCCCCGGAGAAGCTGGTCTCCCGGTTGGAGTCGATGGAGCGGCAGACGGACCGGATGCTGCGCATGATGGATGCCCTGCTGGACATCTCCCAGATGACGGCGGGCCGGCTCGAGCTGAAGCGCCAGAAGCTGGATCTCGTCGAGCTGGTGTGCGGCTCCGTGGGCACGCTCGACGAAGAGCTGCGTCAGCGCGGTGTGCAGATGCGGGTCCACTCGGAAGGCCGGATCGAGGGGATGTGGGATCGGCTGCGGCTCGAGCAGGTCATCGACAACCTGCTGTCCAACGCCGTGAAGTACGGCAAGGGCCAGCCCGTGGACCTGACGGTGAGCACGGATGGCACCACGGCGAAGCTCGTGGTGCGGGACCAGGGCGTGGGCATCGCGCCGGAGGATCAGGAGCGGCTCTTCGAGCGCTTCGAGCGCGTGCGGCTCGATCGGGACGTCAGCGGGTATGGGGTGGGGTTGTGGATCGTCCGGCGCGTGGTGGAGGCGCACGGGGGCCGCGTCTCCGTCGAGAGCCGTCTTGGCGAGGGCTCGAGCTTCACCGTCCTGTTGCCCATGCGGGTTCAGGCTCCGGCCCAGCCCGGGTGCGCCCAGGAGACGGACCCGGAGGTACACCCACCCGCCGTCCACTGA